In one Bordetella pertussis 18323 genomic region, the following are encoded:
- a CDS encoding DUF3305 domain-containing protein has protein sequence MSDTLPLSMEVAVVMRKERIVGEMSRWQDSRWVLEDVVPDEPGFGRAPRMLYHDENQQRWLHPGLTVRLFKDDAEGYLLNVSAPAPCWFVLWRMEEEPGVASEPLARPEIVTLSYHDAGRWLDAQETVEQIPAPAYIVQWLHAFVQAHYVPEPKRRRRPVSFQPLQDRFGNPASVSTTKKRGGGEP, from the coding sequence ATGAGCGATACCCTTCCCCTGAGCATGGAAGTCGCGGTGGTGATGCGCAAGGAGCGCATCGTCGGCGAGATGAGCCGTTGGCAGGACAGCCGCTGGGTGCTGGAGGACGTGGTGCCCGACGAGCCTGGCTTCGGCCGCGCGCCGCGCATGCTCTACCACGACGAGAACCAGCAGCGCTGGCTGCATCCGGGGCTTACCGTGCGCCTGTTCAAGGACGACGCGGAAGGGTATCTGCTCAATGTTTCGGCGCCGGCGCCGTGCTGGTTCGTGTTGTGGCGCATGGAGGAGGAGCCTGGCGTGGCCAGCGAGCCGCTGGCGCGGCCCGAGATCGTCACGCTCAGCTACCACGACGCCGGACGCTGGCTCGATGCGCAGGAAACGGTGGAGCAGATCCCCGCTCCGGCGTACATCGTCCAATGGCTGCATGCGTTCGTGCAGGCCCATTACGTGCCGGAACCCAAGCGGCGCCGGCGCCCGGTCAGCTTCCAGCCCCTGCAGGACCGCTTTGGCAACCCGGCCTCGGTCAGCACCACCAAGAAGCGCGGCGGAGGCGAGCCATGA
- the glp gene encoding gephyrin-like molybdotransferase Glp, translating to MNHAPTPSLEEIASCVNGYDPDALPISQAREFIDRLVPRLNAVEWLPLRSALGRVLAHDIVSTLNVPAHDNSAMDGYAFAGAELAGGADTPLRVVGSGLAGDNYQGTVGPGQCVRIMTGAVMPDGLDTVIPQEFVRQDGDRIVVPAGAVRPGDNRRLAGEDLALGENALTAGRVLRPADIGLLASLAQAEVPVVRRLRVAFFSTGDELRSIGEPLDPGCVYDSNRYTIWSMLQRLGVEVLDLGVVRDDPHALETAFSAAADNADVVITSGGVSVGEADYTKKVMAKLGDVLFWKIAMRPGRPLAIGRIHSNGRDAILFGLPGNPVAVMVTFYALVRDALLTMSGATAQPMPWLRCVAAQPIRKKPGRTEYQRAIVTPAPGGGWQAAITGSQGSGILRSMSQANGLLVLHHDQGNIAAGEPVDVLPFDGVI from the coding sequence ATGAACCACGCCCCCACCCCCAGCCTCGAAGAGATCGCTTCCTGTGTCAATGGCTACGATCCTGACGCGCTGCCCATCTCGCAGGCGCGCGAGTTCATCGATCGCCTGGTCCCGCGCCTGAACGCGGTCGAATGGCTGCCGCTGCGCTCGGCGCTGGGCCGCGTGCTGGCGCACGACATCGTCTCGACCCTGAACGTCCCGGCCCACGACAACTCGGCCATGGACGGCTATGCCTTCGCGGGCGCCGAGCTGGCCGGCGGGGCCGACACGCCCCTGCGGGTGGTCGGCAGCGGGCTGGCCGGCGACAACTACCAGGGCACGGTGGGGCCGGGCCAGTGCGTGCGCATCATGACCGGCGCGGTCATGCCCGACGGACTGGACACCGTGATCCCGCAGGAGTTCGTGCGCCAGGACGGCGACCGCATCGTGGTACCGGCCGGCGCCGTGCGCCCCGGCGACAACCGCCGCCTGGCCGGCGAAGACCTGGCGCTGGGCGAGAACGCGCTGACGGCCGGCCGCGTGCTGCGCCCGGCCGACATCGGCCTGCTGGCCTCGCTGGCCCAGGCGGAAGTGCCGGTCGTGCGCCGCCTGCGCGTGGCGTTCTTCTCCACCGGCGACGAACTGCGCTCGATCGGCGAGCCGCTGGACCCAGGCTGCGTCTATGACAGCAATCGCTACACCATCTGGAGCATGCTGCAGCGCCTGGGCGTGGAAGTGCTGGACCTGGGCGTGGTGCGCGACGACCCGCACGCGCTGGAAACCGCGTTCAGCGCGGCCGCGGACAATGCCGACGTGGTCATCACCTCGGGCGGGGTCAGCGTCGGCGAGGCCGACTACACCAAGAAAGTGATGGCCAAGCTGGGCGACGTGCTGTTCTGGAAGATCGCGATGCGCCCGGGCCGCCCCCTGGCCATCGGCCGCATCCACAGCAACGGCCGCGACGCCATCCTGTTCGGCCTGCCCGGCAATCCCGTGGCGGTAATGGTGACCTTCTACGCCCTGGTGCGCGACGCCCTGCTGACCATGAGCGGCGCCACCGCGCAGCCCATGCCCTGGCTGCGCTGCGTGGCCGCCCAGCCCATCCGCAAGAAACCCGGCCGCACCGAGTACCAGCGCGCCATCGTGACGCCGGCGCCAGGCGGCGGCTGGCAGGCGGCGATCACCGGATCGCAAGGCTCGGGGATCCTGCGCAGCATGAGCCAGGCCAACGGCCTGCTGGTGCTGCACCACGACCAGGGCAACATCGCCGCCGGCGAGCCGGTCGACGTGCTACCGTTCGACGGCGTGATCTGA
- the apbC gene encoding iron-sulfur cluster carrier protein ApbC — protein sequence MVASESILQALQTVIDPNTGKDLVTTRAIRNLEVNGADVTFDAQLGYPAKSQIPALRRALIAAARGVAGVDNVSVNMQSVIETHAVPRGIALLPNVKNVIAVASGKGGVGKSTTAVNLALALAAEGARVGLLDADIYGPSQAQMMGIEGRPQSEDGKTMEPLENYGVQVMSIGFLVDADEAMIWRGPMAVQALEQLLRQTNWKNLDYLVIDMPPGTGDIHLTLSQKVPVTGAVIVTTPQDIALLDARKGVKMFEKVGVPIVGVVENMAVHVCSQCGHAEHIFGQGGGQRMAQDYGLAYLGALPLDINIRQQADGGRPSVVADPDGEVAGLYKDVARQVAVAVAAMGKDYSSKFSSISISRAPAGG from the coding sequence ATGGTCGCCTCTGAATCCATACTGCAAGCGTTGCAAACCGTCATTGACCCCAATACCGGCAAGGACCTGGTCACCACGCGGGCGATCCGCAATCTCGAGGTCAACGGCGCGGACGTGACGTTCGATGCCCAGCTCGGCTATCCCGCCAAGAGCCAGATCCCGGCGCTGCGGCGCGCGCTGATTGCCGCGGCCCGCGGCGTGGCCGGCGTGGACAACGTTTCGGTCAACATGCAAAGCGTCATCGAGACGCACGCCGTGCCGCGCGGCATTGCCCTGCTGCCCAACGTGAAGAACGTGATCGCGGTTGCCTCGGGTAAGGGCGGCGTCGGCAAAAGCACCACCGCCGTCAACCTGGCCCTGGCGCTGGCCGCCGAGGGCGCGCGCGTCGGCCTGCTCGACGCCGACATCTATGGCCCCAGCCAGGCGCAGATGATGGGCATCGAGGGACGCCCGCAGAGCGAAGACGGCAAGACCATGGAGCCGCTGGAAAACTACGGCGTGCAAGTGATGTCGATCGGCTTCCTGGTCGACGCCGACGAGGCCATGATCTGGCGCGGCCCGATGGCGGTGCAGGCGCTCGAACAGCTGCTGCGCCAGACCAACTGGAAGAACCTCGACTATCTCGTCATCGACATGCCGCCGGGCACCGGCGACATCCATCTGACCCTCAGCCAGAAAGTGCCGGTGACCGGCGCGGTCATCGTGACCACGCCGCAGGACATTGCCTTGCTCGACGCCCGCAAGGGGGTGAAAATGTTCGAGAAGGTCGGCGTTCCCATCGTCGGCGTGGTCGAGAACATGGCCGTGCACGTCTGTAGCCAGTGCGGCCATGCCGAACATATCTTCGGCCAGGGCGGCGGCCAGCGGATGGCGCAGGATTACGGCCTGGCCTACCTGGGCGCCTTGCCGCTGGACATCAACATCCGCCAGCAGGCCGACGGCGGCCGGCCTTCGGTGGTGGCCGACCCGGATGGCGAAGTCGCCGGCCTGTACAAGGACGTGGCCCGCCAGGTGGCGGTGGCGGTCGCCGCCATGGGCAAGGACTACTCGTCCAAGTTTTCTTCCATTTCCATCAGCCGCGCGCCCGCGGGCGGGTGA
- the mobA gene encoding molybdenum cofactor guanylyltransferase MobA: protein MIDKNDITGLILAGGRASRMGSVDKGLQNFHGMPLAMHTLLRLGPQVGDIMINANRNLAAYEAMGAPVWPDALPDFPGPLAGFAAGLERCETPYMVTAPCDTPNFPADMVSRLADALIAEGAQIAMAATTADGALRTQPVFCLMRIDLLDSLLEFLHSGQRKTEIWANQHRCAIVRFDDAQAFAGANTLAELRQLQS from the coding sequence ATGATAGACAAGAACGACATCACCGGCCTGATCCTCGCGGGCGGGCGCGCAAGCCGCATGGGAAGCGTGGACAAGGGCCTGCAGAATTTCCATGGCATGCCGCTGGCCATGCACACGCTGCTGCGCCTGGGGCCCCAGGTTGGCGATATCATGATCAACGCCAACCGCAACCTGGCCGCCTACGAGGCCATGGGCGCACCCGTCTGGCCGGACGCGCTGCCCGATTTTCCCGGCCCGCTGGCAGGCTTTGCCGCCGGCCTGGAACGCTGCGAGACGCCGTACATGGTGACCGCGCCCTGCGACACGCCGAACTTCCCGGCCGACATGGTGAGCCGCCTGGCCGACGCGCTGATCGCCGAAGGCGCGCAGATCGCCATGGCGGCCACGACCGCCGATGGCGCCCTGCGCACCCAGCCGGTGTTCTGCCTGATGCGCATCGACCTGCTCGACAGCCTGCTCGAGTTCCTGCACAGCGGCCAGCGCAAGACCGAGATCTGGGCCAACCAGCACCGCTGCGCCATCGTGCGCTTCGACGACGCCCAAGCCTTTGCCGGCGCCAACACGCTGGCCGAACTACGACAGCTGCAATCATGA